A section of the Equus caballus isolate H_3958 breed thoroughbred chromosome 21, TB-T2T, whole genome shotgun sequence genome encodes:
- the OR10H4X gene encoding olfactory receptor family 10 subfamily H member 4X codes for MYLFTLLGNLLIMATIWSEHSLHTPTYLFLCALSISEILFTVAVTPRMLVDMLSTHHSITFVACASQMFFSFTFGFTHSFLLMIMGYDRYVAICHPLCYNVLMGTQGCASLVFWSWAGGSVMGMMVTLIVFHLTFCGSNMIHHFACHVLPLLKLSCGRETSSVTLGVILVCVTALLGCLFLTFLSYVFIVAAILRIPSAEGRHKTFSTCVSHLTVVVVHYGFASIIYLKPKGPHSMDSNTLMATTYTFFTPFLSAIIFSLRNKELKNAIKKSFFRKVCPVSS; via the coding sequence ATGTACCTGTTCACGTTGCTGGGGAACCTGCTCATCATGGCCACCATCTGGAGTGAGCACAGCCTCCACACTCCCACGTACCTCTTCCTGTGTGCCCTCTCCATCTCTGAGATTCTGTTCACTGTAGCTGTCACCCCTCGCATGCTGGTGGACATGCTCTCCACCCATCACTCCATCACCTTTGTGGCCTGTGCCAGCCAGATGTTCTTCTCCTTCACGTTTGGCTTCACCCACTCCTTCCTGCTCATGATCATGGGCTATGACCGCTACGTGGCCATCTGTCACCCTCTGTGCTACAATGTGCTCATGGGCACCCAAGGCTGTGCGAGTCTCGTGTTCTGGTCCTGGGCTGGTGGCTCAGTCATGGGGATGATGGTGACTTTGATAGTTTTTCACCTCACCTTCTGTGGGTCTAATATGATCCACCATTTTGCCTGCCACGTGCTTCCCCTCTTGAAATTGTCCTGTGGGAGGGAGACATCCTCTGTCACCTTGGGTGTGATCCTGGTGTGTGTCACGGCTCTGTTGGGCTGTTTGTTCCTCACCTTCCTCTCCTATGTCTTCATCGTGGCTGCCATCTTGAGGATCCCCTCAGCTGAGGGCCGGCACAAGACCTTCTCCACATGTGTGTCCCATCTCACTGTGGTGGTCGTGCACTACGGTTTTGCCTCCATCATCTACCTCAAGCCCAAGGGCCCTCATTCTATGGACAGTAACACCCTGATGGCCACCACCTATACATTCTTCACGCCCTTTCTTAGCGCAATCATTTTCAGCCTCAGGAATAAGGAGCTGAAGAATGCCATAAAAAAAAGCTTCTTCAGAAAAGTCTGTCCTGTGAGCTCCTGA
- the OR10H4 gene encoding olfactory receptor family 10 subfamily H member 4 (The RefSeq protein has 2 substitutions and aligns at 99% coverage compared to this genomic sequence): protein MVTEFILIGFSTFPQHLLPIFFFLYLLMYLFTLLGNLLIMATIWSEHSLHTPMYLFLCALSISEILFTVAVTPRMLVDMLSTHHSITFVACASQMFFSFTFGFTHSFLLMIMGYDRYVAICHPLCYNVLMGTRGFVRLVSWSWAGGSVMGMMVTLIVFHLTFCGSNTIHHFFCHVLSLLKLSCGKEASSVTLGVILVCVTALMGCLFLIFLSYVFIVSAILRIPSAEGRHRTFSTCVSHLTVVVVHYGFASIIYLKPKGPHSMDSNTLMATTYTVVTPFLSPIIFSLRNKELKNAIKKSFLRKFCPLNS, encoded by the coding sequence GTGACTGAATTCATCCTCATTGGCTTCTCCACCTTCCCCCAGCATCtcctgcccatcttcttcttcctctatcTGCTGATGTACCTGTTCACGTTGCTGGGGAACCTGCTCATCATGGCCACCATCTGGAGCGAGCACagcctccacactcccatgtacctCTTCCTGTGTGCCCTCTCCATCTCTGAGATTCTGTTCACTGTAGCTGTCACCCCTCGCATGCTGGTGGACATGCTCTCCACCCATCACTCCATCACCTTTGTGGCCTGTGCCAGCCAGATGTTCTTCTCCTTCACGTTTGGCTTCACCCACTCCTTCCTGCTCACGATCATGGGCTATGACCGCTACGTGGCCATCTGTCACCCCCTGTACTACAATGTGCTCATGGGCACCCGAGGCTTTGTCCGTCTTGTGTCCTGGTCCTGGGCCGGGGGCTCAGTCATGGGGATGATGGTGACATTGATAGTTTTTCATCTCACCTTCTGTGGGTCTAATACGATCCACCATTTTTTCTGCCACGTACTTTCCCTCTTGAAGTTGTCCTGTGGGAAGGAGGCATCTTCTGTCACCTTGGGTGTGATCCTGGTTTGTGTCACGGCTCTGATGGGTTGTTTGTTCCTCATATTCCTCTCCTATGTCTTCATCGTGTCTGCCATCTTGAGGATCCCCTCAGCTGAGGGCCGGCACAGAACCTTCTCCACATGTGTGTCCCACCTCACTGTGGTGGTCGTGCACTACGGTTTTGCCTCCATCATCTACCTCAAGCCCAAGGGCCCTCATTCTATGGACAGTAACACCCTGATGGCCACCACCTATACAGTCGTCACGCCCTTTCTTAGCCCAATCATTTTCAGCCTCAGGAATAAGGAGCTGAAGAATGCCATAAAAAAAAGCTTCCTCAGAAAATTCTGTCCTCTCAACTCATGA